GTCGTTCACATAGCGATGTTGAAAATAGCCTCACTGCCCGAGTGTAGCTATGAAATTGTGGATTGGCTGTATATTTGGCAGGATCGTTTGCTTCGTTTGACATTTTTAGGAGTGATAATTGCGTTCTTGTGTGGAATGTATGCCACTTTAGCACCCAAACGTTCTTTTGCTATTATTGATTTAGTGTTAGGCATCAGCATTGCCCTCCTCCCTTTGAAGGTTTACCGAAAAGCCTACAAGATActctattattaatatatgtatttgtgttaagttgatttttttgagagattaatatactctatttttgacaatcaatatttattttttattttttataatgcattaatttatttatgatttacaaaaatatacttttgtaaaaaaactataaataataggctaaagtgtcatctagcaccatgaactatatccaattattcatgccgcaccctgaactttcatatcgtatatttcgagccgcaaaccaaaataaaaaattcacctagaacttttagcaggtttccaggtcttcctGCTGGCATGGCTCAGGTTTTcaagtgatgtggcatttcttttaaccttatgttgtctatgtaagcatttacatattaaaaatattttaaaaaaaaaaaacaaaaaatacaaacaaaaaaaattagcatttctataaatttggaaaattgaaaaaatactaaacaataaattagccaaaaaaatataaattctgaaaaaaaaattgaaacattggaattgcaaaattgaaaagtatacattatgaaaataaagagaataaaattctggttattttaatataattttgttttttttttaaattttaaatatgtaaacgattacatggacaacataaggttaagagaAATACCACACTTTAgcctaaataatatattaaaagattctaaaaaagtttacaaaaactctacaaaagtcaactAAAATCCATCattttaaaagtcttgattgaatacaccttCCTTAGACTCAATTACCTTAGTTATAGAGATTTTCTAGATCTtctaaatttctatttttatatttcataggtattatgttttttacttttataaatagataTCTCTTTGTATTACTATAGTgaaatctaaatgttaaaaaaatctTTCACATATGTTCTTGTCTctctattattatctttgtgtttttcgttttactctattatatttaattagattgcatctcaaaacaaaaatagtgaaggttcaaattaaactattagacaTGGtccatatttttaataaaacggTCCTGGTGATTACACTTTAATTAAATAGTGACCGTAAGATCTTTGGTAGGTGAGTAcactttaattaattagcttctATATTATTTTATGCCACTGCacactaattaaattaaatacaatttaTCTCCATATTATACATACAGCAATAATATCCTCCCCGTCAAATAATTGCGTTCATGTGTGCAATGTATGTCACTTTAGCACCTTTACGTCCTCTTGCTATTGCAAATTTAATCTTAGGCTTCTTCATTGTCATTCTTAGTGGTGCGGGTTATTTTAAGGCCATTATTTCTATTATGTAATAAAATGTATGGTAGCCGGACAccatattaaaaatgttaagattAGGTCCGATTAGTTGGTTGATTGTGTAATTCGtgatttattcattttcatgagtattatactaatattcattgtgaaataaaatatttataaaagaatgCTAATATTCTCAActctaaaaaatcaatattccCACCACAAAGGTTTGATCCTGTGATATGGTAACAGAAATGtcaacataatacttaataattgacataatgctaataatttatttaaattaaatataaataatgctTATACACGCGTACCAACAAGAAGTAATTGTACTGTGGTTGCAGTAAGCGTTAAGAGGTACAGGAGTGCCTAGCACCTAGACGGCCTAGGCGGGCACCTATGCGGCTAATCAAAAAAACAGAGCACGTGTGTGGGTGTATatatgtcatattatatatgcacatatataataaaaaaaattagcaaggcCAAGTAGACCGGATTAACTTGATCGAAATGGACGAGTTAGCTCAGCCGAATTAGGCCCTAGGCGGCTGAGTCCGCTGAATTAGGCGCTAGGCAGCCAATCGCTTAGGCCGGCGCTTAGGAGGGAAATCTACTGTCTAGGGAAGTTTAGactgatttttgcaacagtgaatTGTACTACATATTTAACGTAAAAAGAACTCTCAAAAGGTTCATCACTGTGAAATATATTGTTGAAGCAACTCAAATTCATCAACTTGGTAGAAATCAATTGCGCACATGGGATTGTCCAGTGTCTACACCCTGTCATGCAAATAAACATTATgcaaattaattgtaataaccgctgacttttaaaaactctttaattggaataaaattgTATTCATTTCCATACGCCAATTCAATCTTCTCCAAGAAAAAGATGTCTGGAATTATGCAGAAGATTGAGGAGTCAGGAATCATCCGAAAGATCGAACACAAGCTTCACATCGGACGGCATAATAAGGAGGATGATGAACAGCAGAGAAAAGGTTTGAAGGATAAGATAAAGGATAAGGTACACaacatgaagaagaagaaaagggaaacaaagaagaaaaataagaaagataagagggaaagagaagaagaagaagaagaaaaaagtgtGAGCGATGATGATAGCCACAGCTGCAGCAGTGATTAGAGATTTGGGAATAATCAAATAAATCCTTTTCCCTCtctcctcctctctctctcttccatgtTGCCACTTTTCTCCTCAAAAACTGTGAATAAACATGTTCTTATTTGTACGGTATCAATTGTCAGATGATCAAGTGATTATTACTATATCAAAAGCTATAACTAGTAATGAGGGTAcaactttatttatatatgaattgGATCTGATTAATAGAAGAGTTCAATAAATATTATGCTTAGctttaatgttatatatgtgaaattatataaaagatgGTACTATTGGACTACGGCTTGGAGAGTCGAGTTCAGCATTCTACCATCGAAATGTGGCGTTGAATGCTACACAagcataagaaaataaatttgcaCATTCGCAATTAGTTAAAACTTTTGGCATAGTAGTAAACGTTTTaatcttataattaatattagagCAGGTCGTCACAGGTTCGAATCAATCGGGCTATACATAAATATGCTTAATTGATCAGGATTAGTTATAGACACATGAACAAATAACAACATttgaataaatttatataatttcaacTGTTTGTACAATTAGTTTAAACCTTTGAATTAATTActtgattttgaaattttgagtaaattagttataataatttaatattaagtttagaaattatatttttttagagccaacattgatttaattttacatataatatacatttggGGGGGCCAAGGCCATTCTCAACCGTACCCCCTTAGTTTCGCCACTATACAccgttgttataccgtggaccatgcgTCATggctaatactgcagttgtgttgaattgatattgcagttgtgttgaactgatagtgcagttatgttgaaagaaaactgcagttgcacatAACAAaagtcgtttcatccgtctgaaacTGCAGTCTGCAagtgtgttgaactgatattgcagtgcGTTGAATGGATGAaatgacctctgttccgtgcaactacAATTCCCTTTCAACGCAACtacaattccctttcaacacaactgcagtatcagttcaacacaactgcagtatcagctatgatcatggtccacaatgcattgtggactatggtccaccatataatttgcgcccTATACACGTGTACTTAGTTGCTTAAGCTTCCATCTATGGATGCATATATGTGAGTTGTGAGTGAGTGtgacaaaaatagaaaagaagaaTAAATCATTTATGACAAAAGTAGAAAcaaagaataatattttttttttatattccaGTAGTAAAGTTGAtattaaacaaagaaaggaGAATGAAAATTACTGTTGAATCTAATTATCCAAATCTAAAGGAACTCGgttaaagtttttatttttttctatgaGGCGATTGATAGATGGAAATATGCAGCTACTATTTGAGAGTGACATTACATATACcacaatgaaataaattaacttAAATTATTCATAACTAATCAggtcaaacaaacaaattaggCTAATAAGCAGCTCCCATGCAGAATCGAACTTCAAACCTTGGGTTACCAATCTAACAAGGCAACAGAGGAACTAGTTAATTTGGCATGTATGCATATGTAGTGTATTATTCGTGCATTTTCATTCGTATTCATCATTATAAAAGGATTAACTTGGTTCCAACCAAGTTAGTCTAGcaattaacttgataattacaaaacCCTAAGTTGGAAGGTATTTTAAGTTCTTCtgctgttttcaaaaaaaaaaagttcttctGCTCTGCAGCTTTGGCGGCAGATGCATAAATGTAAGTGTGCAtgacaaaaatagaaaagaagaagaaatctttATTATATTCCAGTCTTAAAGTTGATACATATTAAACAAAGAAAGCAAAGAATTGAAAGTACTGTTGGAGCTTGCTTTTTGCACGTGTATGTATGGATCTATCgttaattcaaattattatatctAATTGAccatgtttcatattttgtaataaatacttttacattttcaccccactcaagtatatttttattctaACCTTAAATATTATGTCCTATCAAAAACattctattgtaatttataatgtattttatattttaaacttATTATGACTAGACGGTACAAATGTTAGCGAGGTATATTTAGATAAGTAATTGTGATGTAGCAATAGTTTTAGTACATAATATTTTGTGTGTAAGAAAATAGAGCCCCCTCACTTGTTACTTGAGTTCCCCTTTTACACTATATATGGCAACGACCACAATAATGAGCACTAACATCCTCTTAATAAGTGCAACAGCTCCTCTCCATAAGTGTCTGGATCCTCAGTAATTGTTGTGCGCTCTCAGCTCCTTGGTAACTGTTCTTTGATGAGGCGGACCCCAAGAACCGTTACCTCTTCCTAAGTGACGCCTATTGTAATTCATAACTCCTATCTTTGATGAGAAGGTGCTCTTAATGCGCGGGTTCTTGTAACCGTTCCACATGTTCTTTGCTCCTCACCTTATGTTGTTTCATGGTTTTAATAGGTTAAACATATCGGGTCGGATCCAGTACCTTGTCCAATTATCATGTATATTTtgtcattgacatttctaacGTCATTTAAACTTCACCCCCACATATAGAACATATTGTTATAGTCAGTGGATAGGTAGGAACACCTATACCTTTTAGTGGCTTCCTTGGTACCGGTTTGGAACTGAAAAGGGGTCCTTTCACACGCCGAGGGCTTCCTTTCAATTGCTTGGCCCTAATACCAATTAGTGCCTTCTATATAGCTCCGCAGTAAATTCCGTTCCGGCGCATAGAATTTCACGGATTCCAAGAAAAACGAACAAGTAACAGAAGTAGTGACCCACCCGTTGCCTTACCCATGGGATTGCTCCCTTCACTAAGTTATTAACCATTTAGTTAATTTTCTGAATATGTCCCGGTCAGATGCATATATGTGAATTGTACGTGAGAACATGTGCATGACAAAAGTAGAAAAGAAGAATAAATCTTTATTATATTCCAGTTTTAAAGTCGATACATATTAAACAAAGAAAGCAAGGAATTGAGAAAAATTACTGTTGGAGCTTGCGTTTTGCACatgtatgaatgtatgtatGTTGAATCTAATTAATTATCCAAACGTAAAGGAAAAGTTTGGCATATTATTTGTGGATTTATCAGTATAAAAGCCAGGGTTAAGATGGAGGCCAAACTACAAATCAACAATCATTAAATTGATACATACATAGAAAGCTAAGCTAATGGCGGCCAGTCATCAGATGACGTTGGATTTATACGACGCAGCAGTGAACGGTAACCATGAAAAGTATTATGATGTTCTCCGGCCGGCTAAAGCGGCAGACAATGGAGTTGGCTGCATTGAAGTTACGGCATGTGGCAATACTGTGCTGCACGTTGCAGTGCTCCACGGCCACAAACAATTTGTGGAAAAAATCCTAGAAAAAGATGAGGATCATGTGGCCTCGTCTATGTTACTTACTAGTACCAACAAAGGTGAAAGTGCGCTTCACTGTGCAGCGGAGAAAGGCCATGCCGACATAGTCTCTATCCTTCTCAGTGCCGCAGAGAAGTAGAACACGGCTGCGTTGGAGTGAGGGAGATGATAGGGATGAGGGATAACGTGAATTGCACAAAGCCGTGCGGATGGGGCATTTGGAGGTGGCCAAGTTACTGATTCAACAGGATCCTGAATTTGAGTACCTTGCCAATGATGCTGGAGAGACACCCATTTACATAGCAGCAGAGTTGCAATTTTATGAGTGCTTGGTGGAAATGCTTAACACATGTACAAAGCCTACCTATGATGGACCATTGGGTAGAAATGCTCTCCATGGAGCAGTATTATCAGGTATAGTCCAATGTCTAAAATTAGGGTCCATTCAAAAAcctgaaaaatatattttgaaaaataatttattttttagaaatattttaaatttttggtgcTTGGTTGAATGTTAGAATTGAAAACTATCTTCTTCTATTTGactgaaagttaagaaattgtatgtctgtttggtttatttttctaaaaattaacatattatttgttattataataataattgtactaTATTGATGctatataaagtattatatttaaggcttaaaatatttatgatatttgCAATTCGATTATGTTATTCTGTAATATACTTTAGTTCTACAAACTATGTATTACGTACAGTTTTGCTATAAAATACTCCCTTCGTCTCGTTTTACGTTTCGGTTTGGTTAACGtgacttgattgaagttatttacaatttaattttttataatattaagtttataatTAGTAtgcaaaatttaaatatttaaaaactacatcaaagtactattaaacacacaaaatatatatatattaaaaattataagaaaatactaataaaaataaacaaagaagaaatggttggtttgaccaatggaGCATATGGAATATGATATATAAGACATAAAGTATggattatatatgtaataatgctatgttattactttatttcatGCAAATTGTCTATTAGAGTTTTGCTATAAAGTACAATACTTATGTTATAAAGTAtggagtatattatatataaggcttaaagtattgatgatctgcaattcaattatattattactttattttctacaaattGTCTATTATAGTTTTTCTATAAAATACGACATTTATGAtctaaaatgttatatataaggtttaaagtattgattatatatgcaattatgttataaaatcatttttattagaagtgcaataatataatatacactgAGCAACATTATTACGTGTACTTGACATCATCATTAGGTGCATTGATCTGAgaatgtaaattacttgcactattaagtaaaaattgttgcacttttaagtgattttacttacaCACTTTCacaagttaattatatttttaatttaacacattttacttgcaccaaagttcgagttatttgtAAAAATACcactatattttattaaaaaaaaaattacatatgattcGTTAGATCCGAATAAATACGCAGTACGTGATTGGTTCTCATTCCTTTCTTGGACAACCGTTCTCACCTGAGTACATTTTGGTATATGACGGACAGGTTTTGGCTACACTAAATGTTGTAGTCACGGAGAGTGTTTTGGCTACACTAAATGCTGTAGTCACAGAGAGTTTTTTGGCTACACTAAATGTTGTAGTCACGAAGAGTTTGCCACAGAATGCACGAAATTACTGTTGGAAAATAACATCGGTTTGTGCGAGGAAACTGATGAGTCTGGTTGGACACCACTACACTATGCCGCAAAAATTAACAATGATATTGCTATTATTGATTTAGTGTTAGGCGTCAGCATTGCCCTCCCCactatcaaactttacctaaaagtCAACAAGTCTGTAAATAAGCAACAGTGAGGTGTGGTGGTCAgagtgaaagaggtcaagagctTTGGAGGTTTCATCCAGATCTTGctgttttttatatttaattattatgatgatTGTCTTTTTGGTTTTTCCATGTCCATTATGTCTTTCCTTGTACTGTGTAAGTTCTCTGTTGAATTTACATTAGTTTATTTAGGGGAAATAATTTTTTCCCTAAATTATatgcttgatttttttttccatattggGATAGGACGATGTGCTTCTCTTTCCccttgtactctttttttttcacatcgaggacgatgtaatttttaagtgtggagATGATAAAAATTgggtaatttttgaaaatttttgaaacttTACCTAGATGACTCATTGTGCataatgtttggtaaattgtcTTTCCTTGCTTGAAGTTGAGATCACTCCCTCTttgttggttggtggtttgttttggtggaaCTTGTTGCAATTCAACTTGTGATTGATGAGCCAAGGAGTTACATAATTGATctattctcttgccaatagcCTTGTTAATCACTTAATAATCGAATCAATTCttgatctagtgtgttgtgcattgctagtgaaggcttatgtgagattccggtAATGGTTGTTTGGCTAGAACTTGCCTCATTACTCTCCAAGTGAGTCTaagatttgcatgctttgaaatGATTTAGGTCATTTTTGTTTAATCCAAACCTTTAAACCTACCTTTTACACATCTGTTTACCCCTAGTTGTCCCCGTTGAGCCTTATGTTTGTTCAACAAGTGTTAAGCACTTAAACCCTTCattgtgtttgtttttcttgtgtTAACCCATGTCATTTAACCATTAACCTTAGCCAAAATGTTTCACTCTACCCTTGAGAGAATAGAGCATTTGTTCTTTTTCATTGAAGAGATCTTTATTGGAGTTTGTTTTGTTAGCAACCTTCTTGATAATTTTTTCTAAGTGTGGGGGTCTTGAGAATAAGTTTGTTGGTTGATTTGAAAAgtcaagaaaatgaaaaagattatgttgagaaaattgagaaaaagtattgaaaaaaaaatgatgaaaagagaaaaatgaaaaaaagaaaaaaaagttgaagaaaAGTTTGAAGTTTATTTTGTAAGTTATGCTCAACCCCCACTACATTAGAGTGGTGCTTGTTCTAAATTGTAAAATTGCTCATTTATTCATAGTTGTCGTATCTCTTCTAGCCCAAATTGTGAACAAGTGTGAAATTatatcttttgtttatttttccatacccATTCTTTGTTAACCATTCACCCTTAGCCCCGTTACCAGCCtaataaagacctatttgatcttagcatgcattCTTAGAGTTGAGCTAGTGGAGTAAGAAGGGCAAGCCTATTGGGATCTCATTAAAAGTCAcgttttgcataatctcaacttagcattTGTGCACACTAGATTCTCGTGCACTTTAATGGTTTTAGTGCTTGGTTATGATTGGCTTGAGAATGGAACTTGTGTGTCAAgctaaggtgattcttgaaacaagttATGTTGTAGCAAGTTGGATTGTGGTTTGATAGGTTGTGCAAAGTGGGAGTATGATCAATTTCATTGCAACGATGGTGATTTATTTCTGACAACCAGTGGTTGGAAAATACACAACGCCTCACCAAAATTTTCTAACCGCTTAACAATAGTGGACAATATTTTTGGTCTCTGCATGAGATGGTCGGGAATACCGACGAGCTTTTTTTTAGATCCCAAAAGTGGTCGAAACAATGATTTTCAGTTGAATTTTGGCAATTTTAGACCAcaacactcacgcaccttaataCTTTGTCTTTCCTATCCTCTATTTGCTCCATTGTCGTTCACATATCGATGTTGAAAATAGCCTCACAGCCCGGGTGGAGCTATGAAACTGTGGATAGGCTGTATAATTGGCAGGATCGTTTGCTTCATTTGACATATTTAGGAGTGATAA
This region of Ipomoea triloba cultivar NCNSP0323 chromosome 15, ASM357664v1 genomic DNA includes:
- the LOC116005482 gene encoding homeobox protein Wariai-like is translated as MGHLEVAKLLIQQDPEFEYLANDAGETPIYIAAELQFYECLVEMLNTCTKPTYDGPLGRNALHGAVLSGFGYTKCCSHGECFGYTKCCSHREFFGYTKCCSHEEFATECTKLLLENNIGLCEETDESGWTPLHYAAKINNDIAIIDLVLGVSIALPTIKLYLKVNKSVNKQQ